A stretch of the Candidatus Methylomirabilota bacterium genome encodes the following:
- a CDS encoding protoglobin family protein translates to MSEVERVHPGADMERFVREQMAFVGLGADDIALIRRTAPLVLKHEAALTSALYDHFLKFPATAQFFLGTDGEPDRERIERRKHSLGRWLKETAEVAINEGFVYYLLGVALSHSHREYGPGGKIPPQFMVGAMSLTQSALAGV, encoded by the coding sequence ATGAGCGAGGTCGAGCGCGTCCATCCAGGCGCGGACATGGAGCGCTTCGTCAGGGAGCAGATGGCCTTCGTGGGCCTCGGCGCCGACGACATCGCCCTGATCCGCCGCACCGCGCCGCTCGTGCTCAAGCATGAGGCGGCGCTCACCTCCGCGCTCTACGACCACTTCCTCAAGTTCCCCGCCACAGCGCAGTTCTTTCTCGGCACGGATGGAGAGCCCGATCGCGAGCGCATCGAGCGGCGCAAGCACAGCCTGGGGCGCTGGCTCAAGGAGACGGCCGAGGTCGCCATCAACGAGGGCTTCGTCTACTATCTCCTCGGCGTCGCCCTCTCTCACAGCCATCGCGAGTACGGCCCCGGCGGCAAGATCCCGCCGCAATTCATGGTCGGCGCCATGAGCCTGACCCAGTCGGCGCTGGCCGGCGT
- a CDS encoding LppP/LprE family lipoprotein has product MLAVIMALLLLLVAPGAAVAAQTASWLDEEKPANWNKMRGPVPEGPAPDGDPADTPRCKDQVRAPDTSMDRAVKARGWSLIGPATTYGPTSIIVASTSVDGMCRPRLYQAFVFVRGRFAGTLSPAPMNAREDGAENMIRVVSASELTVQYARYADTDPLCCPSRLTVVRFRVEQMRNGPIVIPVLVQTRPSSP; this is encoded by the coding sequence GTGCTTGCCGTGATCATGGCCCTCTTGCTCCTGCTTGTCGCACCGGGCGCGGCTGTCGCCGCCCAGACCGCGAGCTGGCTCGATGAGGAGAAGCCGGCGAACTGGAACAAGATGCGAGGCCCCGTGCCCGAGGGCCCCGCGCCGGACGGAGATCCGGCGGATACGCCGCGGTGCAAGGATCAAGTGCGCGCGCCGGACACGTCCATGGACCGCGCGGTGAAAGCGCGCGGCTGGTCGCTGATCGGCCCGGCCACGACTTATGGCCCGACCAGCATCATCGTCGCCAGCACGTCGGTCGACGGCATGTGCCGGCCACGGTTGTACCAGGCGTTCGTCTTCGTGAGGGGCCGCTTTGCTGGCACTCTGTCGCCAGCGCCCATGAATGCCCGCGAGGACGGCGCGGAGAACATGATCCGCGTCGTCTCCGCCTCCGAGCTGACCGTCCAGTACGCTCGCTATGCCGATACTGATCCGCTGTGCTGTCCTTCGCGCCTCACCGTCGTGCGCTTCCGCGTCGAGCAGATGCGCAATGGTCCCATCGTCATCCCCGTGCTGGTCCAGACTCGTCCCAGCAGCCCGTAA
- a CDS encoding amidase — MTEADLCYTPATKLAALIRSKKLSPVELTRTVLERIERLNPRLNAFCTVTADSAMKGARAAEQAVMKKRKLGPIHGIPFSVKDLSFTAGVKTMGGSHIFADRVPEHDAPFVRRLKEAGGILIGKTTTPEFGWKALSGCPLTGDTHNPWNLGFNTGGSSAGAGAAAAAGLGPLHQGSDGAGSIRVPSSFCGIFGHKPSYGRIPQWPVSNNDYTTHNGPMTWTVGDSALMMGIMAGPDDWDRTSLDGAPADYQGKLNRGIKGLRVAWSPNLDGLRVDPEVAEVVKRAVGAFKELGAKVEEVTPGFADTHDMIRTMWCAHYAGAWSPYLPKWRDKMDQAFVACIEDGLKVSVVDYIDARGRKLIHWDSVRPFFEKYDLLLTPSVSVPALPLGRINPEGWPQHPWDWLDWASFSYPFNFTGQPACSMPAGFTKAGLPVGLQIVGRRFADLTVLQAAAAFEKARPWQKKRPALD, encoded by the coding sequence ATGACCGAAGCGGACCTCTGCTATACGCCGGCGACCAAGCTGGCCGCCCTCATCCGATCGAAGAAGCTCTCTCCCGTCGAGCTGACCCGCACCGTGCTCGAGCGCATCGAGCGGCTCAACCCGCGGCTCAATGCCTTCTGCACCGTCACGGCCGACTCGGCGATGAAGGGCGCGCGCGCGGCCGAGCAGGCGGTGATGAAGAAGCGCAAGCTCGGACCCATCCACGGCATCCCGTTCTCGGTGAAGGACCTGAGCTTCACGGCGGGTGTGAAGACCATGGGGGGCTCGCACATCTTCGCCGACCGCGTGCCCGAGCACGATGCCCCATTCGTGCGGCGGCTCAAAGAGGCGGGCGGCATCCTGATCGGCAAGACCACCACGCCCGAGTTCGGCTGGAAGGCCCTGAGCGGCTGCCCGCTCACCGGCGATACGCACAATCCGTGGAACCTCGGGTTCAACACCGGCGGCTCCAGCGCCGGCGCCGGCGCGGCGGCCGCGGCGGGCCTGGGCCCGCTCCACCAGGGCTCGGATGGCGCGGGCTCCATCCGCGTGCCCTCGTCCTTTTGCGGCATCTTCGGCCACAAGCCGTCTTATGGCCGCATCCCTCAGTGGCCCGTGTCGAACAACGACTACACGACCCACAACGGGCCGATGACGTGGACGGTGGGCGACTCCGCGCTGATGATGGGCATCATGGCGGGCCCCGACGACTGGGACCGCACGAGCCTCGACGGCGCGCCGGCCGATTACCAGGGCAAGCTCAACCGAGGCATCAAGGGCCTGCGCGTGGCGTGGAGCCCCAACCTCGACGGGCTTCGCGTCGATCCCGAGGTGGCCGAGGTGGTGAAGCGCGCCGTCGGCGCGTTCAAGGAGCTTGGCGCCAAGGTCGAAGAGGTGACGCCCGGCTTTGCCGACACGCACGACATGATCCGCACCATGTGGTGCGCGCACTATGCAGGCGCCTGGTCGCCTTATCTTCCCAAGTGGCGCGACAAGATGGACCAGGCCTTCGTGGCCTGCATCGAGGACGGCCTGAAGGTGAGCGTGGTGGACTACATCGACGCGCGCGGCAGGAAGCTCATCCACTGGGACTCGGTGCGGCCGTTCTTCGAGAAGTACGATCTCCTGCTGACGCCGTCGGTGTCCGTTCCCGCCCTTCCCCTCGGGCGCATCAATCCGGAGGGCTGGCCGCAGCATCCGTGGGATTGGCTCGACTGGGCGTCCTTCTCCTATCCTTTCAACTTCACCGGCCAGCCCGCCTGCTCCATGCCGGCGGGCTTCACCAAGGCGGGATTGCCCGTGGGGCTGCAGATCGTGGGCCGCCGCTTCGCCGATCTCACCGTGCTCCAGGCCGCGGCGGCCTTCGAGAAGGCGCGGCCCTGGCAGAAGAAGCGCCCCGCGCTCGACTAA
- a CDS encoding haloacid dehalogenase type II has translation MAHFDPASIKALTFDVFGTVVDWRSSITREGQEFGNAHGITADWVAFADRWRGMYQPAMDEVRSGRRPWVKLDVLHRESLDKLGAEFGFRGVSEADMDHLNRAWHRLNPWPDAVPGLTRLRKKYILATLSNGNVALMVNMAKRAGLPWDTILGAEVTRHYKPQPECYLGTADMLGLKPEECALVAAHNGDLGAASKIGFKTIFVPRPAEHGAGQTKDIKPEREWSVIARDFVDLADQLGC, from the coding sequence ATGGCTCACTTCGATCCGGCATCCATCAAGGCATTGACCTTCGACGTCTTCGGCACCGTGGTGGACTGGCGTTCGAGCATCACGCGGGAAGGACAGGAGTTCGGGAACGCGCACGGGATCACCGCCGACTGGGTCGCCTTCGCCGACCGCTGGCGCGGGATGTATCAGCCGGCCATGGACGAGGTGCGGAGCGGGCGACGGCCGTGGGTCAAGCTTGATGTCTTGCATCGCGAGAGCCTCGACAAGCTCGGCGCCGAGTTCGGCTTCAGAGGCGTGTCGGAGGCCGACATGGATCATCTGAATCGCGCCTGGCATCGCCTCAATCCCTGGCCCGACGCCGTGCCCGGGCTGACGCGGCTCAGGAAGAAGTACATTCTCGCCACGCTCTCCAACGGCAACGTCGCGCTCATGGTCAACATGGCCAAGCGGGCTGGGCTGCCGTGGGATACCATCCTGGGCGCCGAGGTGACGCGCCACTACAAGCCACAGCCCGAGTGCTATCTGGGCACTGCGGACATGCTGGGGCTGAAGCCGGAAGAATGCGCGCTGGTCGCCGCGCACAATGGCGATCTTGGCGCGGCGTCGAAGATCGGCTTCAAGACCATCTTCGTGCCACGTCCCGCCGAGCACGGAGCCGGCCAGACCAAGGACATCAAGCCCGAGCGCGAATGGAGCGTGATCGCCCGCGACTTCGTCGACCTCGCGGACCAGCTCGGCTGCTAG